One genomic window of Pseudoxanthomonas sp. includes the following:
- a CDS encoding AcvB/VirJ family lysyl-phosphatidylglycerol hydrolase: protein MIRRLSCLLLLACALPLQAQTVAKAERVSHGNFRDVALYRPQGPLRQVVLLLSGEQGWNAAADADARALAQGGAFVAGIDTPQMRRQFTGDGKGCVFPDGDLENLSHYLQGYAQLPGYHPPLLVGEGSGAAVAYAMAAQGDAGVFSGALTVDFTPHLDLGRVPCEGKGNIFDALPAKGAVTVLQPAPTLHVPWVALATGGKAAGFDAKAFVARTKGASFVQLTTARDEASVRHAALTAASHMLAKGQTVTVTPAPPQDLAGLPLNEVPATGTTMSDTYAVLLSGDGGWAGLDQEVAAAVAAKGIPVVGFDSLRYFWKKRTPEGLATDLDRILRYYGPHWRKSKVILIGYSQGADVLPFAVNRLASDTREQVAQSVYLALSGNAAFEFHLTNWMSDDIADGVPTMPEILKLKADRNFCIYGEGDDDEVCSKVPAGHLRVQALTGGHHFDGDYGHLAEIILSTAATADGKP, encoded by the coding sequence ATGATCCGTCGTCTGAGCTGTCTGTTGTTGCTGGCCTGCGCGCTGCCGCTGCAGGCGCAGACCGTCGCCAAGGCCGAGCGCGTTTCGCACGGCAATTTCCGTGACGTGGCACTGTATCGTCCGCAAGGACCGCTGCGGCAGGTCGTGCTGTTGCTCTCCGGCGAGCAGGGCTGGAATGCGGCGGCCGATGCCGATGCGCGTGCGCTGGCGCAGGGCGGCGCGTTCGTCGCCGGCATCGACACGCCGCAGATGCGCAGGCAGTTCACCGGTGATGGCAAGGGCTGCGTGTTCCCCGATGGCGACCTGGAAAACCTCTCGCACTACCTGCAGGGCTACGCGCAGCTGCCCGGTTATCACCCGCCGCTGCTGGTGGGCGAGGGCAGCGGTGCCGCCGTGGCCTACGCGATGGCCGCGCAGGGCGATGCCGGCGTGTTTTCCGGGGCGTTGACGGTCGATTTCACCCCGCACCTGGACCTGGGCCGGGTGCCCTGCGAGGGCAAGGGCAACATCTTCGATGCGTTGCCGGCCAAGGGCGCGGTCACCGTGCTGCAGCCCGCGCCGACGCTGCATGTTCCGTGGGTGGCGCTGGCCACGGGCGGCAAGGCGGCGGGCTTCGATGCCAAGGCGTTCGTGGCGCGGACCAAGGGCGCGTCGTTCGTGCAGCTGACCACGGCGCGGGATGAGGCCAGCGTGCGCCACGCGGCGCTGACCGCTGCTTCGCACATGTTGGCCAAGGGGCAGACGGTGACCGTGACGCCCGCGCCGCCGCAGGACCTGGCCGGGTTGCCCTTGAATGAAGTGCCTGCCACGGGGACCACGATGAGCGACACCTACGCGGTGCTGCTCAGTGGTGATGGCGGTTGGGCCGGGCTGGACCAGGAAGTGGCCGCCGCCGTGGCCGCCAAGGGCATTCCGGTGGTGGGCTTCGACTCGCTGCGTTACTTCTGGAAGAAGCGCACGCCGGAAGGCCTGGCCACTGACCTGGACCGCATCCTGCGCTATTACGGCCCGCACTGGCGCAAGTCGAAGGTGATCCTGATCGGTTATTCGCAGGGTGCCGACGTGCTGCCATTCGCGGTCAACCGGCTGGCCAGCGATACCCGGGAACAGGTGGCGCAGTCGGTGTACCTGGCGCTGAGCGGCAATGCCGCGTTCGAGTTCCACCTGACCAACTGGATGTCCGACGACATCGCCGACGGCGTGCCGACCATGCCGGAGATCCTCAAGCTCAAGGCGGACCGGAATTTCTGCATCTACGGCGAAGGTGACGACGACGAGGTCTGCAGCAAGGTGCCGGCCGGCCATCTGCGTGTGCAGGCGTTGACTGGCGGACACCATTTCGACGGTGATTACGGGCACCTGGCGGAGATCATCCTTTCCACTGCGGCAACGGCCGACGGCAAGCCCTGA
- a CDS encoding dicarboxylate/amino acid:cation symporter: MTDASSGKSKLPLHWKMVIGFVLGLVLGLVVHSTVGADAAWVTWITSHLTQPAGTIFLRLIFMLVLPLLFSALVVGISEMGDVRSLGRIGWKTLGYTILASGIAVVLGLVLVNLLKPGAGTDPATAQQMLAAGADRAEAIISKGKAAPGGADMLLSIVPSNVVTAAADDQIMGVMFFALMIGVGVVLARSEKTAVFRNAVEGLFEISMTLITLVIKLAPYAVFCFMFNLAALFGWDLLIKLGAYVGVVVLALALHMFVVYSALLKWAGWSPLKWFAAVREVMVLSFSTASSNATLPTSLRVAEDNLRLPRKVSRFVLTVGATANQNGTALFEGVTVLFLAQFFGVDLSLTQQLTVMFVCILGGIGTAGVPAGSLPVVALICGMVGVPPEGIGIILGVDRFLDMCRTTLNTTGDLVLATLVAKGEQDEPDPDVVTA; this comes from the coding sequence ATGACCGACGCATCTTCCGGCAAGTCCAAGCTGCCCTTGCACTGGAAGATGGTGATCGGATTCGTGCTGGGCCTGGTGCTGGGCCTGGTGGTGCACAGCACCGTCGGCGCCGACGCCGCGTGGGTGACCTGGATCACCTCGCACCTGACCCAGCCGGCCGGCACCATCTTCCTGCGGCTGATCTTCATGCTGGTGCTGCCGCTGCTGTTCTCGGCGCTGGTGGTGGGCATTTCGGAAATGGGCGACGTGCGCTCACTCGGCCGGATCGGCTGGAAAACCCTGGGCTACACGATCCTCGCCTCGGGCATCGCCGTGGTCCTGGGCCTGGTGCTGGTCAACCTGCTCAAGCCCGGCGCCGGTACCGATCCGGCGACCGCCCAGCAGATGCTGGCTGCCGGCGCCGACCGTGCCGAGGCGATCATCAGCAAGGGCAAGGCCGCGCCGGGTGGGGCGGACATGCTGCTGTCGATCGTGCCGTCCAACGTGGTCACTGCAGCGGCCGACGACCAGATCATGGGCGTGATGTTCTTCGCGCTGATGATCGGCGTGGGCGTGGTCCTGGCGCGCAGCGAGAAGACCGCGGTGTTCCGCAATGCGGTCGAAGGCCTGTTCGAAATCTCCATGACCCTGATCACCCTGGTGATCAAGCTGGCGCCGTATGCGGTGTTCTGCTTCATGTTCAACCTGGCCGCGCTGTTCGGCTGGGACCTGCTGATCAAACTCGGCGCCTACGTGGGCGTGGTGGTGCTGGCGCTGGCGCTGCACATGTTCGTGGTCTATTCGGCGCTGCTGAAATGGGCCGGCTGGTCGCCGCTGAAGTGGTTCGCCGCGGTGCGCGAAGTGATGGTGCTGTCGTTCTCCACCGCATCCAGCAATGCCACCCTGCCGACCTCGCTGCGCGTGGCCGAAGACAACCTGCGCCTGCCGCGCAAGGTCTCGCGTTTCGTGCTGACCGTGGGCGCCACCGCCAACCAGAACGGCACGGCGCTGTTCGAGGGCGTGACGGTGCTGTTCCTGGCCCAGTTCTTCGGCGTCGACCTGTCACTGACCCAGCAGCTGACGGTGATGTTCGTCTGCATCCTGGGTGGCATCGGCACCGCTGGCGTGCCGGCCGGCTCGCTGCCGGTGGTGGCGTTGATCTGTGGCATGGTCGGGGTGCCGCCGGAAGGCATCGGCATCATCCTGGGCGTGGACCGTTTCCTGGACATGTGCCGGACCACGCTGAACACCACCGGCGACCTGGTCCTGGCCACCCTGGTGGCCAAGGGTGAGCAGGACGAGCCGGACCCGGACGTGGTCACCGCCTGA
- the mprF gene encoding bifunctional lysylphosphatidylglycerol flippase/synthetase MprF — protein MKLSQLRAFGAFVDTWLPRLQRARPWLLALAALVVAGLVVEAFADLSRQVTYDGVLAAARGIEGWKLGMALLATAVSFFSLTLYDASALRYAGARVPYRVVAKTAFIAYALSNMIGLGVFTGGAVRLRLYGAAGVEAGLISRAIAFNALAFGLGISVVGAVGVLMDASALASLAHVPVWALQWICAVALLAAAALMWACRKGEFAAGPVRIRLPSPSLAWQQLGVSVVDIAASAAVLWWLLPQGAIGFPAFVGFYAAAMVLGVISHVPGGLGVFEAVMLLALGTHVPSASLAGALVLYRLVYYVLPLLLAMLVLAVHEVGRSPAAPVARAMAGMAPRLLAAFAAVVAVMLLVSGVTPATERATELLAMHVPLGLVEAAHFLSSIAGVALLFVARALLRRLDAAWWAALVITLVALVLALPKGLAVVESLVLGSLLVVLLLSRRQFNRKASLLAVPFSGGWLLAMLVTCVAVTALLFFAYRDVDYGNQLWWQFEFDAHAPRSLRAMVGVSILALALALRQLLHPPAPPLPLPSDDELVRADIVIRQQDSADAGLALTGDKPLLFSENDKAFVMFGRQGKSWIALSDPVGSRQDWGELVWRFLERAKESGARGCFYQVRPDALPLYLDAGLRLLKLGEYAWVPLEGFTLQGKRRSNLRNGVNRCEREGLEFALIDTADVPALLGELRAVSDAWLSRHHTAEKRFSVGAFDDDYVSRNPVAVARREGRVLAFATLLTSDTKQEASIDLMRHVDEMPNGTMDFLFSKLMLHFAQDGYARFGLGMAPLSGMAGHALAPRWHRIGRLLFSHGEHFYNFRGLRAFKEKFDPQWEARYLAAPGGMTPLLVLGDVAALISGGYKGVIGK, from the coding sequence ATGAAGCTTTCGCAGTTGCGCGCCTTCGGTGCCTTCGTGGACACCTGGCTGCCGCGCCTGCAACGGGCACGCCCTTGGCTGTTGGCCCTGGCGGCCCTGGTGGTGGCTGGGCTGGTGGTCGAGGCCTTCGCTGACCTGTCGCGCCAGGTGACCTACGACGGCGTGCTGGCGGCGGCGCGTGGCATCGAGGGCTGGAAACTGGGCATGGCACTGCTGGCCACTGCGGTCAGTTTCTTTTCGCTCACCCTCTATGACGCATCGGCGCTGCGCTATGCCGGCGCGCGCGTGCCGTACCGGGTGGTCGCCAAGACCGCTTTCATTGCCTATGCGCTGAGCAACATGATCGGCCTGGGTGTGTTCACCGGTGGCGCGGTGCGCCTGCGCCTGTACGGGGCTGCGGGCGTGGAAGCGGGATTGATCTCGCGTGCGATCGCCTTCAATGCGCTGGCCTTCGGCCTGGGCATCAGCGTGGTTGGCGCGGTGGGCGTGCTGATGGACGCCAGCGCGCTGGCGTCGCTGGCGCATGTGCCGGTGTGGGCGCTGCAATGGATCTGCGCGGTGGCGCTGCTGGCTGCCGCTGCGCTGATGTGGGCATGCCGCAAGGGCGAATTCGCGGCGGGGCCGGTGCGTATCCGGCTGCCGTCGCCATCGTTGGCCTGGCAGCAGCTGGGCGTGTCGGTGGTGGACATCGCGGCTTCGGCGGCGGTGCTGTGGTGGCTGCTGCCGCAGGGCGCGATCGGGTTTCCCGCGTTCGTCGGCTTCTATGCCGCGGCGATGGTGCTGGGCGTGATCAGCCACGTACCCGGTGGCCTGGGTGTGTTCGAGGCGGTGATGCTGCTGGCGCTGGGCACCCATGTGCCATCGGCGTCGCTGGCCGGCGCGCTGGTGCTGTATCGCCTGGTCTATTACGTGTTGCCCTTGCTGCTGGCGATGCTGGTCCTGGCCGTGCACGAAGTCGGCCGCAGCCCGGCCGCGCCGGTCGCCCGCGCCATGGCCGGTATGGCGCCGCGCCTGCTGGCCGCGTTCGCCGCCGTGGTCGCGGTGATGCTGCTGGTGTCGGGCGTGACCCCGGCGACCGAGCGTGCGACCGAACTGCTGGCCATGCATGTGCCGCTGGGTCTGGTGGAAGCCGCGCATTTCCTGAGTTCCATCGCCGGCGTGGCGCTGTTGTTCGTGGCGCGCGCGCTGCTGCGTCGGCTGGATGCGGCGTGGTGGGCGGCGCTGGTGATCACGCTGGTGGCGCTGGTGCTGGCGCTGCCCAAGGGCCTGGCGGTGGTGGAGTCGCTGGTCCTGGGCTCACTGCTGGTGGTGCTGCTGCTGTCGCGCCGTCAGTTCAATCGCAAGGCCTCGCTGCTGGCGGTGCCGTTCAGCGGGGGCTGGTTGCTGGCGATGCTGGTGACCTGCGTGGCGGTGACCGCATTGCTGTTCTTTGCCTATCGCGATGTCGATTACGGCAACCAGCTGTGGTGGCAGTTCGAGTTCGATGCCCATGCGCCGCGCTCGCTGCGGGCGATGGTCGGCGTGTCGATCCTGGCCCTGGCCCTGGCGCTGCGCCAGCTGCTGCATCCGCCGGCGCCGCCACTGCCATTGCCGAGCGACGACGAGCTTGTTCGCGCCGATATCGTCATCCGCCAGCAGGATTCGGCCGACGCGGGGTTGGCGTTGACCGGCGACAAGCCCCTGCTGTTTTCGGAAAACGACAAGGCCTTCGTGATGTTTGGCCGCCAGGGCAAGTCCTGGATCGCATTGTCCGATCCGGTGGGTTCGCGCCAGGACTGGGGCGAACTGGTATGGCGTTTCCTGGAACGCGCCAAGGAGTCCGGCGCGCGTGGCTGCTTCTACCAGGTGCGTCCGGACGCGCTGCCGCTGTACCTGGATGCAGGCCTGCGCCTGCTGAAGCTGGGCGAATACGCCTGGGTGCCGCTGGAGGGCTTCACGCTGCAGGGCAAGCGCCGCAGCAACCTGCGCAACGGCGTCAATCGCTGCGAGCGGGAAGGCCTGGAGTTCGCGCTGATCGACACGGCCGACGTGCCGGCGCTGCTGGGCGAACTGCGTGCGGTGTCCGACGCATGGCTGTCCAGGCACCACACGGCGGAAAAACGCTTTTCGGTCGGTGCCTTCGACGATGACTATGTGTCCCGCAATCCAGTGGCCGTGGCGCGGCGCGAAGGCAGGGTCCTGGCCTTCGCCACGCTGCTGACCTCCGATACGAAACAGGAAGCCAGCATCGACCTGATGCGGCACGTGGACGAGATGCCCAACGGCACCATGGATTTCCTGTTCTCCAAGCTGATGCTGCATTTCGCCCAGGATGGCTATGCGCGTTTCGGCCTGGGGATGGCACCGTTGTCGGGCATGGCCGGGCATGCGCTGGCGCCGCGCTGGCACCGCATCGGCCGGCTGTTATTTTCGCACGGCGAGCATTTCTACAATTTCCGCGGGCTGCGTGCCTTCAAGGAAAAATTCGATCCGCAGTGGGAAGCGCGCTACCTGGCCGCTCCCGGGGGCATGACCCCGCTGCTGGTCCTGGGTGATGTCGCCGCGCTCATCAGCGGCGGTTACAAGGGAGTCATCGGTAAATGA
- a CDS encoding VWA domain-containing protein, whose protein sequence is MSRGGWQWFLTALKEFHFLRPWWWLALLAVPVLWWLWKLSQRRANAWRSLVDAHLLAHLQVGGGRRQRLALFGSIAAWILGTLALAGPSWRQEEQPLWQTRAPLVIALDLSDSISANDLPPSRLLQVRAKLATLLRERSGGQVGLVTYAGEAFTVAPLTDDAANVALFLDALEPGIMPVAGSDAGKAIALSQSLMRQAGFDRGQVLLVTDHADDSADGAASRAASAGFYVSTLGLGTAAGAAYRDTRGQIDRAQLDAGSLQRLAAAGGGTYQPLGVGDADLKALGVLDPQSEDGHAARGEKGTAWRDQGYWLLPLLMLLCLFAFRRGGVLAAIALCVVLPMAQPAQAADWWTRADQKVQQRIEQGAQAYRKGDFAAAQAQFNGIDSADGLYNQGNALAKQGKYDEAIAAYDAALKQQPGMEDAVANRAAVEAARKQQPPGGQGGQGGEKGKDQQDPKQGGQNPQQDGGQQGDKPQDPGQQGQQDKSQPSKDQDSPGKDDPSKGAEQAGQGKPSDAKQDPPKSAAEQQKDQQAADAAQRQKIQQAMQQGGQGEDPAKAGQAQGKAETADERERRQATEAWLRRVPDDPGGLLKAKFQLEYQRRQRDGE, encoded by the coding sequence ATGAGTCGCGGCGGCTGGCAGTGGTTCCTGACCGCGCTGAAGGAGTTCCATTTCCTGCGGCCGTGGTGGTGGTTGGCGCTGTTGGCCGTGCCGGTGCTGTGGTGGTTGTGGAAGCTCAGCCAGCGCCGCGCCAACGCCTGGCGTAGCCTGGTGGATGCGCACTTGCTGGCGCACCTGCAGGTTGGTGGCGGGCGTCGCCAGCGCCTGGCGCTGTTCGGCAGCATCGCCGCCTGGATCCTGGGTACGCTGGCCTTGGCTGGTCCGAGCTGGCGCCAGGAAGAACAACCCCTGTGGCAGACCCGCGCGCCGCTGGTGATCGCGCTGGACCTGTCCGACAGCATCAGTGCCAACGACCTGCCGCCTTCGCGCCTGCTGCAGGTCCGGGCCAAGCTGGCCACCCTGTTGCGCGAACGCAGCGGTGGCCAGGTCGGGCTGGTGACCTATGCCGGCGAAGCCTTCACCGTGGCGCCACTGACCGATGACGCGGCCAACGTGGCGTTGTTCCTGGATGCGCTGGAGCCCGGGATCATGCCGGTGGCGGGCAGCGATGCGGGTAAGGCCATCGCCCTGTCGCAGTCGCTGATGCGCCAGGCCGGGTTCGATCGGGGACAGGTCCTGCTGGTCACCGACCATGCCGACGACAGCGCCGATGGCGCCGCAAGCCGGGCTGCCAGCGCAGGCTTCTATGTTTCGACGTTGGGGCTGGGCACGGCAGCGGGTGCGGCCTACCGCGATACGCGCGGCCAGATCGATCGGGCCCAGTTGGATGCCGGGTCACTGCAACGCCTGGCTGCGGCCGGTGGTGGCACGTACCAGCCGCTGGGTGTCGGCGATGCGGATCTGAAAGCGCTCGGTGTTCTGGACCCGCAATCCGAAGATGGGCATGCGGCCCGTGGCGAGAAAGGTACGGCCTGGCGCGACCAGGGCTACTGGTTGCTGCCGCTATTGATGCTGCTGTGCCTGTTCGCGTTCCGCCGTGGCGGGGTGCTGGCGGCGATCGCGTTGTGCGTGGTGCTGCCGATGGCGCAACCGGCGCAGGCGGCTGACTGGTGGACCCGTGCCGACCAGAAGGTGCAGCAGCGCATCGAGCAGGGGGCGCAGGCGTATCGCAAGGGCGACTTCGCCGCGGCCCAGGCGCAGTTCAACGGCATCGACAGTGCCGATGGCCTCTACAACCAGGGCAATGCGCTGGCCAAGCAAGGCAAGTACGACGAAGCCATTGCTGCCTACGACGCTGCCTTGAAGCAACAGCCCGGCATGGAAGACGCCGTCGCCAACCGCGCCGCGGTGGAAGCGGCGCGCAAGCAGCAGCCACCGGGCGGGCAGGGTGGCCAGGGCGGCGAGAAAGGCAAGGACCAGCAGGATCCGAAGCAAGGCGGCCAGAACCCGCAGCAGGATGGTGGCCAGCAGGGCGACAAGCCGCAGGACCCGGGTCAGCAGGGTCAGCAGGACAAGTCGCAGCCATCCAAGGATCAGGATTCCCCCGGCAAGGACGATCCGTCGAAGGGTGCGGAACAGGCGGGGCAGGGCAAGCCTTCCGACGCCAAGCAGGACCCGCCCAAGTCCGCAGCCGAACAGCAGAAGGACCAACAGGCCGCCGACGCCGCCCAACGCCAGAAGATCCAGCAGGCCATGCAGCAGGGCGGGCAGGGTGAAGACCCGGCCAAGGCCGGGCAGGCGCAGGGCAAGGCGGAAACGGCCGACGAGCGTGAGCGCAGGCAGGCCACCGAGGCCTGGCTGCGGCGCGTGCCCGATGATCCGGGTGGCCTGTTGAAGGCCAAGTTCCAACTCGAATACCAGCGACGCCAGAGGGACGGAGAATGA
- the tkt gene encoding transketolase produces the protein MSAPTRRQLANAIRFLAADAVQAANSGHPGMPMGMADIAEVLWNDYLRHNPNNPKWFNRDRFVLSNGHGSMLQYALLHLTGYDLPIEELKNFRQLHSKTPGHPESHITPGVETTTGPLGQGFANAVGFALSEKLLAQRYNRPEYQVVDHRTWVFMGDGCMMEGISHEAASLAGTLGLGKLVAFWDDNKISIDGETEGWFTDDTPARFRAYGWHTIGPIDGHDPEAIKAAIDDALEISDRPTLIACRTTIGFGSPAKAGKESSHGSPLGKDEVEATRKALDWPYPAFEIPAQIYDGWRANGTGSFRQGEWEQLFDKYARQFPAESAELVRRSHAELPEDFAIQADAYVAKLQEQGLEIASRKASQNAIETFAALLPELLGGSADLAPSNLTMWKHSVTAVGDDPGANYVHYGVREFGMSAIANGVAQHGGFIPFDATFLTFSDYARNALRMSALMGSHVIHVYTHDSIGLGEDGPTHQPIEQIASLRYIPHNDVWRPCDAVETAASWSAAITRQDGPSCLIFSRQNLKHQPRDKAGVEGIYRGGYVLAEAEGGTPKLILIATGSEVGIASEARDKLQAAGIPTRLVSMPCTNVFDRQDEGYRESVLPRSVRARVAVEAGTTDFWFKYVGLDGAIVGMRGFGESAPAEKLFPFFGFTADHVVEAAQGVIQA, from the coding sequence ATGTCCGCACCGACCCGCCGTCAGCTTGCCAACGCCATCCGTTTCCTCGCCGCCGATGCGGTCCAGGCCGCCAACTCCGGTCATCCCGGCATGCCCATGGGCATGGCCGACATCGCCGAAGTGTTGTGGAACGACTATCTCCGCCACAACCCGAATAATCCGAAGTGGTTCAACCGCGACCGCTTCGTGCTGTCCAACGGCCACGGCTCGATGCTGCAGTACGCGCTGCTGCACCTGACCGGCTACGACCTGCCGATCGAAGAACTCAAGAACTTCCGCCAGCTGCACTCCAAGACCCCGGGCCACCCGGAAAGCCACATCACCCCCGGCGTGGAGACCACCACCGGTCCGCTGGGGCAGGGCTTTGCCAACGCGGTGGGCTTCGCCCTGTCGGAAAAACTGCTGGCCCAGCGCTACAACCGCCCCGAGTACCAGGTCGTGGATCACCGCACCTGGGTGTTCATGGGCGACGGCTGCATGATGGAAGGCATCTCCCATGAAGCCGCCTCGCTGGCCGGCACCCTGGGCCTGGGCAAGCTGGTCGCGTTCTGGGACGACAACAAGATCTCCATCGACGGCGAGACCGAGGGCTGGTTCACCGACGACACCCCGGCGCGCTTCCGCGCCTACGGCTGGCACACCATCGGCCCGATCGACGGCCACGACCCGGAGGCCATCAAGGCCGCCATCGACGATGCGCTGGAGATCAGCGACCGCCCGACCCTGATCGCCTGCAGGACCACGATTGGTTTTGGTTCGCCGGCCAAGGCGGGCAAGGAGTCCAGTCATGGTTCGCCGTTGGGCAAGGATGAAGTGGAAGCCACCCGCAAGGCGCTGGACTGGCCGTACCCGGCCTTCGAGATCCCGGCGCAGATCTACGACGGCTGGCGCGCCAACGGCACCGGCAGCTTCCGCCAGGGTGAGTGGGAACAGCTGTTCGACAAGTACGCCAGGCAGTTCCCGGCCGAGTCGGCCGAACTGGTGCGTCGCTCGCACGCCGAGCTGCCGGAGGATTTCGCGATCCAGGCCGATGCCTACGTGGCCAAGCTGCAGGAACAGGGCCTGGAAATCGCCTCGCGCAAGGCTTCGCAGAACGCCATCGAAACCTTCGCCGCGCTGCTGCCGGAGCTGCTCGGCGGTTCCGCCGACCTGGCACCGTCCAACCTGACCATGTGGAAGCACAGCGTCACTGCGGTGGGCGACGATCCGGGCGCGAACTACGTCCATTACGGTGTGCGCGAATTCGGCATGAGCGCCATTGCCAATGGCGTGGCCCAGCACGGCGGCTTCATTCCGTTCGACGCCACCTTCCTGACCTTCAGCGACTACGCGCGCAACGCGCTGCGCATGAGCGCGCTGATGGGCAGCCACGTCATCCACGTGTACACGCATGATTCCATCGGCCTGGGCGAAGACGGCCCGACCCACCAGCCGATCGAGCAGATCGCCTCGCTGCGCTACATCCCGCACAACGATGTGTGGCGCCCGTGCGATGCGGTCGAGACCGCCGCCAGCTGGAGCGCGGCCATCACCCGCCAGGACGGCCCGAGCTGCCTGATCTTCAGCCGCCAGAACCTCAAGCACCAGCCGCGCGACAAGGCCGGCGTCGAGGGCATCTACCGCGGCGGTTACGTGCTGGCCGAGGCCGAGGGCGGGACGCCCAAGCTGATCCTGATCGCCACCGGTTCGGAAGTGGGCATTGCGTCGGAGGCGCGCGACAAGCTGCAGGCGGCCGGCATCCCGACCCGCCTGGTCTCGATGCCATGCACCAACGTGTTCGACCGCCAGGACGAGGGCTACCGGGAATCGGTGCTGCCGCGTTCGGTGCGGGCGCGGGTGGCGGTGGAAGCGGGCACGACCGACTTCTGGTTCAAGTACGTGGGCCTGGACGGCGCCATCGTCGGCATGAGAGGCTTCGGCGAATCGGCGCCTGCCGAGAAGCTGTTCCCGTTCTTCGGCTTCACCGCCGACCACGTGGTGGAAGCGGCGCAGGGCGTGATCCAGGCCTGA
- a CDS encoding BatD family protein has product MRADASMQAQRGTTVLRATVALLALLLLLASATPALAATRAWLDRSRTAIGQPVVLSIESDQEISQPDLAPLQQDFDVIDTSSSRQMEMVNGRVSRSVTLAITLQPRRTGELSIPALDIQGQRTPILGLRVTEAPAAQPGSSNAYIETEVDDLTPYVQQTVGVTLRLFYAVPLVSGQLDLDPPQGISLQRVGDDVQSTREVNGRRYSVVERRFLLVPDRSGTLSLPAARFSGRGAGGGGFFDSMLGMGQRSELSAVGQVQTLHVQAQPDNAPQPWLPLADLRLRYATAPRAPKAGQASSFVVEAIARGATRAQLPDLPTPAVDGAQVFAEPAEYTESFDGATPVVKVTRQYSLVPSGAGKLTLPGLKMDWWDVKADQPRTAALPDMQLDVAAGSGNFADATLPKPAPAVTPDNTTDAGLTDTSVATASAGNVGAWGSRDPRLWMLIACGFALLWLLTLGWMVLRPRRTTALPAARVAPGLPAAPAQRPRYGLPDLRRALETGTLDEVGEVLVGMAPPPTRDLDAVAARLADPVQRRAVDGLRRARWADGDGTQARNALREAFAAGPSWIGRRAPEAGQNPLPPLYPER; this is encoded by the coding sequence ATGCGAGCCGACGCTTCCATGCAGGCCCAGCGCGGCACCACGGTCCTGCGCGCGACGGTGGCGCTGCTGGCGCTGTTGCTGCTGCTGGCCAGCGCCACGCCGGCACTGGCGGCCACGCGCGCCTGGCTGGATCGCTCGCGCACGGCCATCGGCCAGCCGGTGGTGCTGAGCATCGAAAGCGACCAGGAGATCAGCCAGCCTGATTTGGCGCCGCTGCAGCAGGACTTCGACGTGATCGATACCTCCAGCAGCCGGCAGATGGAAATGGTCAACGGCCGGGTCAGCCGCAGCGTCACCTTGGCCATCACCCTGCAGCCGCGCCGCACCGGTGAGTTGAGCATCCCTGCGCTGGACATCCAGGGCCAGCGCACGCCAATCCTGGGCCTGCGCGTGACCGAGGCACCGGCCGCGCAGCCGGGCAGCAGCAACGCCTATATCGAAACCGAAGTCGACGACCTGACCCCGTACGTGCAGCAGACCGTCGGCGTCACCCTGCGCCTGTTCTACGCGGTGCCGCTGGTGTCCGGGCAGCTGGACTTGGACCCGCCGCAGGGCATTTCGCTGCAGCGGGTGGGCGATGACGTGCAGTCCACGCGCGAGGTCAACGGCCGCCGCTACAGCGTGGTCGAACGCCGCTTCCTGCTGGTGCCCGACCGCAGTGGCACCTTGAGCCTGCCGGCGGCGCGCTTCTCCGGGCGTGGCGCGGGCGGCGGTGGGTTCTTCGACAGCATGCTCGGCATGGGCCAACGCAGCGAACTCAGTGCGGTCGGCCAGGTGCAGACCCTGCACGTGCAGGCCCAGCCGGACAACGCGCCGCAGCCATGGTTGCCGCTGGCCGACCTGCGCCTGCGCTATGCCACCGCGCCGCGCGCGCCCAAGGCCGGGCAAGCCAGCAGCTTCGTGGTCGAAGCCATCGCGCGTGGCGCGACCCGTGCGCAGCTGCCGGACCTGCCCACGCCCGCCGTGGATGGTGCGCAGGTGTTCGCCGAGCCGGCCGAATACACCGAAAGCTTCGACGGCGCCACACCGGTGGTGAAAGTCACCCGCCAGTATTCGCTGGTGCCCAGCGGCGCCGGAAAGCTGACGCTGCCGGGCCTCAAGATGGACTGGTGGGACGTCAAGGCCGACCAGCCGCGCACGGCCGCACTGCCAGACATGCAACTGGACGTGGCTGCCGGTTCGGGCAATTTCGCCGACGCCACGCTGCCCAAGCCGGCGCCCGCGGTCACGCCGGACAACACCACCGACGCAGGCCTGACGGATACCTCGGTGGCCACCGCAAGCGCCGGCAATGTGGGCGCTTGGGGCTCGCGCGATCCGCGCCTGTGGATGCTCATCGCCTGCGGGTTTGCACTGTTGTGGTTGCTGACCCTGGGCTGGATGGTGCTGCGCCCGCGTCGCACCACCGCGCTTCCGGCGGCACGCGTGGCGCCGGGCCTGCCTGCCGCCCCCGCGCAGCGCCCCCGCTACGGCCTGCCGGATCTGCGTCGCGCGCTGGAAACCGGCACGCTGGATGAAGTGGGCGAAGTGCTGGTCGGGATGGCACCCCCACCCACCCGCGACCTGGATGCGGTGGCGGCCAGGCTGGCCGATCCGGTGCAGCGTCGCGCGGTCGATGGCTTGCGCCGTGCGCGCTGGGCCGATGGCGATGGCACCCAGGCGCGCAATGCGTTGCGCGAGGCATTCGCGGCCGGCCCATCCTGGATCGGCAGACGTGCGCCGGAAGCCGGGCAAAACCCGCTGCCGCCGTTGTATCCGGAGCGCTGA